The window TGAGAACGCGTCCAGCAACCACGACCACGACGACGGCGCCTCGGGCACACCCAAGGAGAAGAAGGCCAAGACCTCCAAGAAGAAGAAGCGCTCCAAGGCCAAGGCGGAGCGAGAGGCGTCCCCTGCCGACCTCCCCATCGACCCCAACGAACCCACGTACTGTCTGTGCAACCAGGTCTCCTATGGGGAGATGATCGGCTGCGACAACGACGAGTGCCCCATCGAGTGGTTCCACTTCTCGTGCGTGGGGCTCAATCATAAACCCAAGGGCAAGTGGTACTGTCCCAAGTGCCGGGGGGAGAACGAGAAGACCATGGACAAAGCCCTGGAGAAATCCAAAAAAGAGAGGGCTTACAACAGGTAGTTTGTGGACAGGCGCCTGGTGTGAGGAGGACAAAATAAACCGTGTATTTATTACATTGCTGCCTTTGTTGAGGTGCAAGGAgtgtaaaatgtatatttttaaagaatgttagTAAAGGAACCATTCCTTTCATAGGGATGGCAGTGATTCTGTTTgccttttgttttcattggtaCACGTGTAACAAGAAAGTGGTCTGTGGATCAGCATTTTAGAAACTACAAATATAGGTTTGATTCAACACTTAAGTCTCAGACTGATTTCTTGCGGGAGGAGGGGGACTAAACTCAACCTAACACATTAAATgtggaaggaaaatatttcatttagcttttttattttaatacaagtAATATTATTACtttatgaacaattttttttaattggccatGTCGCCAAAAATACAGCCTATAGTAAATGTGTTTCTTGCTGCCATGATGTATATCCATATAACAATTCAGTAACAAAGGTTTAAAGtttgaagattattttttaaaaaggtaaatggTTAAATTTTACATGACAGATATTTTATCTATTGGCCTGTTCCCCAAATGGCCATTTTAAAATGCTTGGGTACACTTCTCTTAAGTGGTCTAGTCAAGGAACCTCAAGTCATGCTTTTGCTATCACCAATCATAGTGTACCCATCTTTAATTTATATCAGGTGTATAAATGTACATTTCCAAATGAACTTGCACTTGTTATATTATAATTGGAAGTGCAGTCAGCAGATGCTGTTGTGAAGCTAATGTCACAATTATGTGCAAAGGTGTGCTTCCTGCTGTATGTGAGCTGTAAAAATGTTAcgtgaagaaataaatgaaacttggCCAGTTTGTTCCTCTAGTAGTATA of the Homo sapiens chromosome 13, GRCh38.p14 Primary Assembly genome contains:
- the ING1 gene encoding inhibitor of growth protein 1 isoform C (isoform C is encoded by transcript variant 3) → MEILKELDECYERFSRETDGAQKRRMLHCVQRALIRSQELGDEKIQIVSQMVELVENRTRQVDSHVELFEAQQELGDTAGNSGKAGADRPKGEAAAQADKPNSKRSRRQRNNENRENASSNHDHDDGASGTPKEKKAKTSKKKKRSKAKAEREASPADLPIDPNEPTYCLCNQVSYGEMIGCDNDECPIEWFHFSCVGLNHKPKGKWYCPKCRGENEKTMDKALEKSKKERAYNR
- the ING1 gene encoding inhibitor of growth protein 1 isoform B (isoform B is encoded by transcript variant 2), which translates into the protein MLHCVQRALIRSQELGDEKIQIVSQMVELVENRTRQVDSHVELFEAQQELGDTAGNSGKAGADRPKGEAAAQADKPNSKRSRRQRNNENRENASSNHDHDDGASGTPKEKKAKTSKKKKRSKAKAEREASPADLPIDPNEPTYCLCNQVSYGEMIGCDNDECPIEWFHFSCVGLNHKPKGKWYCPKCRGENEKTMDKALEKSKKERAYNR